TTATAAAAGAATCCAAAGATCTGTCAGTTCTCTCAGTTGACGAACTGATGGGGTCTCTTTAATCTCATGAGGCAAGAATCAACAAACAACAGAAAAGAGCAAAGAGTAGGCATTTCAAGTTAAGGAGACATTCACAAATCAAGGCAACAATGACCATTCAACAAACAATGATTGAGGAAGAGGAGGATTTCGTGGTTGTCGTGGCTGTGGTTATGGTAGAGGCAGAGGGAGAGGATGGAATGATGGACAGAAGCAATACAATGAGCAAGGTAACATAAAATATGGCATAAAATGTTATCATTGCAACATATATGGGCATATAAAAACTGATTGTTGGTATAAggataaaaaaattaactttgcAGCAGAAAGTGATGAGGAAAACAAGCTTTTTATGGCTTGTATTGATGCTAACCATAAGCCAAGTGATTTGTGGTTTGTGGATAGGGGCTGTTCGAATCATATGACAGGCACCAAATCCTTGTTCAGGGTGCTTGATGAGTCACAAAAGATAAAGGTGCAGCTTAGGAACAAAAGGGAGATGCAAGTTGAAGGAAAATGCACGGTGAAATTTTTTACTAGCTATGGAGAAGGAAAAATTTTAGACAATGTTCAATTTGTTCCTGATTTAGGATACAATTTATTGAGGGTTGGACAACTAATGACTGGTAGATATTCTGTCAtatttgatgatgatgcatgtatCATCAAAAACAAAAAGTCAGGCAAACAAGTCCATGAACAAGATGTTTCCGTTGGATGTTTCAAACATATGGAGAACTTTGTTCTTGCTACAAGTGCAAAGGATGACTCGAAGCTATGGCATTTgaggtatggacattaaaggccaGAAATTGCTAAATGAAAAAGATATGATTCTTGGACTACCAAAAATTGGCTCTCTTGATTTATGTGAAAGGTGCATTTATGGAGCAGCAAAACGGGTCTTGCGGTACATTGCTAGAACTTTGGAGTATGGCATTTGGTACTCAAAAACTTCAAATTTTAGACTGTGTGGGTTCACAGATATTGATTGGGCAAGTTCTTTAGATGATAGAAGAAGTGTATTAGCAAATATTTTCACTCTAGGTTCAGGGGTGATCACTTGAAGTTTAGCTATTTTAGAAGTCTACTTGGTGTCTGCAACTTTGAATTAAGGGAGAGTGTTGAGGATTAATTCAAAGTAGTGGGTTGTTTAGTTGACCAAGTACTTTGGTAGAATCTTTGTTAGTTCCAGATTTTATTTTCAgtttaattgaataagttgttAGCTATTTTTGTGTTAAGGTAGTTTATTTGTAAGCCTATAAATATAGGCATTTATGCTTTGTTTTTATCAATTCAGTGTTCATCAATAATAGAACAACTTTGATGCATATTGTAATTGTCTCTTTCACGTTTCCTTTTTCAACACTTGAGAGATAGTTGATTTACCAAAAGGTAAAGCAATTAGCTTGAAGTGGGTGTTTAAAATCATATTTGTTGCAAATGGAAGCATATAAAAGCACAAACTTGTCTTGTGGAAAAAGGTTATATGCAACAATATGGTGTTGATTTCAAAGGAAACTTTATTCTAGTAGCTCGATTTGAAACCTTGAGGCTTGCTCTTGCATTTGCTATACAGTTATAATGGCATGTTTATCAATTTGGTGTCAAGTTGGCCTTTTTCAATGGAGAATTATAAGAAGAGGTCTATGTAGCACAATCAGAAGATTTCATCAATAAAGGCAACGAAATAAATGTGTACAAGCTAAAAAAAGAAAGTGTTGTATGGATCAAAGCAGGCCCCTCTCGAGCAATGTATAATAAGACCAATgggtatttttataaaaaaaggtACATGAGAAGTGTGAATAAGCCCACCTTGTATGTGAAAATAGAAAGTACAAATGATTTCATCATTGTTTGCCTTAATGTTAATGATATCATTTACACTATCTCATCTAGCTCTCTTGAAGATGAGTTTAGGACTCAAATGATGAATCAAATCATGAATTCGGACATAGGTTTATTGCATTATTTCCTTGGCCTTGAAGTCCAACAAGATACTATAGAAATTTTATTTCATAAAGGAGATATGCCAGGGACCTGCTAAGTAAATTTGGCATGCTTAATAGCAAGTCTGTAGCTACCCCATGAATATTAATGGCAAATTGCAACAAGAAGATGGAGAAGAGATGAAAGGTGCTAGAAGGTTTTAGAAACATTGGTTGGAGGTTTGTTTTCTACTAGTGACCATATAGCTATATAATTTTGCATTTATCCATAACTCGTTATTACCAACATAAACTCGATCCGTACTTCAACATATTTTTCTCTTTCGATTCTTACAATGTTCCTTGTTTGTATCAATATCATTTATGTTCTAATCCTAAACCTGATATTTTACATTAGATATGatgtttttttacttttttttaggCTATATCATAAAGGATAGCCCCTTTATTATCAATATATAATTCTGCAACAATTTGTATTGCAGGAATATGATTCAAACCATGGCTTTTATAACAATACCCAGACCTCTTTCCCTGCTAGCAAGCTCGACAAAAGATTCATGGAGCTCAGCAAGTGTACATTGTTCTTATTCCAAAAAGAGCTCCCGTTTCTCTACCAATAGCAAAGGATTAAACAGAGATTGCAAGACGATATTTTGGAATGTCGGTTCTTTTCGCCGTCAATATTTATCACAATTGACTGCAATGCTGATGACGTTTAAAGATGATGGTAGAGATGGAAGTGAAGCGAAATATGATCCTGAATCCTTCTCAAAATTACTGTTCCAAGTACCCATTTCTGAGATGAAGTTTTTGTCTAAACTTGCCTTCTTGTGTAACATAGCTTATGTGATTCTAAAAATCGAGGTGtgctttttcttcttttgaaatTATATTTCACAATATTATTTGGGTGTTCACTAAACTTGTTACATGGATTCCTAAATTTTAATCTTTTAGGCTCACATACTCTAGAAATTCAAACATGATAGGCTTGTCAAGTAAGCGAAGTATGGAAATCTCAAACTTTTCAGGGTATTTATTTGAGAAGGTACTATGGCCTATACTTGATAGCGTCCTCTTTAGAAACTAAAACAGAGGCAACATCAAGCACTAAAGCAAAGCTTGAGGAATTTGGTTCAGAGAAAGCCATGGGTTTTGAGCGAAAGCACCATCGAATCCACTCACCGAAGGACCAATTATTATCAATGGCCGCCCATCAATCATTTCATTCATCTCCGTTCGAATGGATTATTTGCGATGATCCAATCAGGCATACTAGGATTTTTGTGATTCAGGTATTTCCCTTTACCCTTCTATTTATCTTAGTCGGAAAAAACTCTCAACAATTTAAATGGTATTCATTGACGCATCATTATTCGGATGTAACAAATGTTATAACAGTCAATTACAGTGAATATTACATTATGATTGGTATTTAAGTCCTACTTCATATGAATATGCATTTTATGATTAAGAGGTATATGAGAATTAACCAAATATTTGACAACATGAAATATATATTGAATAGATGAaaacattttattataatactctAAGAAACATCATATTCGAGTCTCATCAATAATTTTATTTGATGTGTGATTTGTATGTACCGCTTTTAACTCTTTATAAAACATATACTTTTAACTTTCTCTAACAATAAAATCacattaaaatacataaaataaaatcaGATATAATTAAAAGTAAAACACATCAAGACATGATTGGAGAAgttatgaaattttttattttaatttttagcatAAATACAAAGTCATCGATAAGCAATTTAACAataacctttttttcttttttatatttgaatttttaatttaaaatatgaatatttaattaaaaatatcaaatatatattttagtatctattgttatataaaaaatatttatcaatGGGGAAACAAAGACATAGTAACTACCATGATACCTAAAACTTGCAGGGCCCAGACTCCTTGACATCTTGGTGGCGAGTCCTCTTCTTTCATCCAACTAAATTTAAGGTAAACATTACTCTAATCTCATCACACAACATTGAATGAGAACTTAATCACTTAGCCCCCCAACAAAATTTAAATCATTTTCAATCTATTTCTTCCTTGCAGGGGAAACTAGACGTGTTTGTTCACAGAGGAATGTATGAAGCCGCAAAGGTTATATATGAAAAAGTGATCCCACACGTTGTGGACTTTTTACAAACACATGGTGAGCAAGCTAGGTTTCAATTCACCGGTCATTCGCTAGGCGGAAGCATTGCTGTACTCGTTAGCTTGATGCTGTTAATCAGGAATGTGGTGAGATGTTCGATGGTTGAGCCCGTTGTGACCTTTGGGTCACCATTTGTGTTATGTGGAGGCCGAAAGTTACTTGATGAATTGAAGTTGGATGATGCCCAGATTTACAATGTCATAATGCATCGAGACATTGTCCCTAGAGGCTTCTCCTGCAATATTCCTGGTTTTCTTATCTCAGTTCTCAAGCTTTTCAAGCGTTCCTTACATTCACACACTTGTCTAAATGAAAAtgtaagtataaatacatttttTTTCCCAACAACATCATAAACAGTTTTGGTTAAAATCAATCATTACAATAATTAACTAGTCTGAATATTTAGAAAAAATTCGTACATAATTTTACAGTTGTGAAACTCAAAGCTTTCTTATAATTGAAAAGGAGAATGGAGTTATCCAAATTCTGGTAGTTATAATATAATACTCTTTTATTCAATTAATGAAAATATACTTGGCAACTAATACAATTTGAGTTTCTTATAGATATTTCTTTCTTGATAGTTATTAGATTAAGTATTGTAAAAATAAGCAATCCTAATTAATAGTTATAAAATTAGAGAAAGACAGTTTAGTAAACATTTCATGTTGAGGTGTGGTAGattgtatttaaaattaataaatacaaattatattcatatttaatattcaaatttagTGACTTCAAATGTTGGTTTAAATAGAGTGATTCTATTTGTCTGTTATAGATCTATAATAACAGAGATCATTATTGTAAATTTACCATGAAACTCATATCGTAAATTTTCATCTAATGAAGAAAATGAGAATATgctcaaaaaagaaagaaaatgagaatcaaatcaacaaaattaaaagacatATAACAAGTGCATGTTTATTACTTTTATGCATATTTTAGTTTACATTCTTTCACATAACTAATTATGAAGTTCATAAATCTAATAAATTCAAATTAATTAGGCTaagttatcaaattaaattaatttatttacaataagttgttaaattcaagtaatcaatttataagtttatgatgtagaatatttaattaacaaacttaataatttattgaatttatatatttattccaatcattgaagattatttcatttaagaaaatatgattaatagattttttatgtgacatttaaatattttattgaaataacattttaattaagatcattttatttaataaattataattaatacacTTATATGAAATAGCTATAATTTTAGCTAAAATTTTAGATAATATGTTATTATAGAGaactaatttaataaagaatGAATTTTATAATTATGTTTGTTACTTTAACAAGTGAAAAACtgttataaattattaaaataaaatataaaaattagttcTACTAAAAACTTGATTGTTATAACGAAATTTTGTGGAGCGTAGCTGTTATAAAGacagtttatttttatttaatttgatgcAGAAATTTATGTACTCTCCGCTAGGAAAtctgttgattctccaaccaaaTGCAAAATCATCACCTGGGCATCCATTGCTTCCTCCTGGGACTGCTTTTTATGCTTTAGACACCACCGGATGTAAAGACACTTCCAATGCTGCCATCAATGGCTTCCTTAATTCTCCTCGCCCACTTCAAACTCTATTTGATCCAAAAGCCTATGGAGATGATGGAACTGTATCATTGAATCATGACTCTAGCAGCTATTTAAAAGCCATTAATGGGGTTTTAAGGCTCCATATAACGGCCACGATTGTCCCAAAgctaagagaaaagaaaagcttgttATAGCCATTGCTTGTGTCACCATCTCCGCATTCATGGCAGCATGAAAGAAATCCAAAACCAACAAATTAGGTTTTATGATATTAAAGACGAATCTTATAGGGGTTTGTATACTAGCTAGAGTTGGTATTAATATATAAATGTTTACTTTATTTTCATCcggttatattttatttttatataagtaaatatttaaaaatttttatgtagaaaataaattaaactttaattGAAATGAGAACGTTAAAGTTTTGTAGACAACTTAAGTTCATATCCCTAATGTTGGAGTAttgatttttataacttttatataaAAAGCTTATAGTTACAAAATgcctttaagaaaaaaaaaacaatttaactTTTACACTAAATTTGCATTCAATTGAATTTTTATcgttaattaaaaaattaatcaaGCTCTTTTATTAATGATTTTCATTTTGATCACATCGACCATTAAAATCATTTGATGAACCGATTAAATGGTGACACGTGACAAATCAGTTCAATCTTATATTTTTCTCATAAAAtttataacaaattaaaatattaaaatttataataaattataaaattttataaaattagtaaaacatatttaaaattttataatgacttataaaacttataaataatataaaaatatctaacaaattataaaatttataaaaaaagtcATTTAAACCCTTAAAATCATAATTAACACGACATCAGACCATCTGCTGGATAATGGGAATAGTTGTTAAATCGTTAGGGTCATTTCATGTTGAAGAAAATGTTCTCCATCTTTCACAAATAAAGCGATAATTGTACGACCCTCTCCTTTTattgataaattaatttttcaaatttttatctCTAATTTTTTAAGTATAGTGCAATAGTTTGaatcttaaaatttgaaaattgtttGCTAAGTATTGTATGATATAAATCATTTTTTGTATAGTTAGATACTGTCAAACCAAAATTTCATTATGCATCGGTTACAAATATTAGCATGTGTCAGCATGAATATTCTAACTAAGGTTTTCAAAACTAGACCAATGGTCAAATCGGTCAAGCCACTATTTGATGGTTTGATCGGTTCGTCTtgtttaattataaaaatcattaaaaatattaaaaataaaaattttggttcAACTGATCCGTACCAATTCTTGGGTTCAACCAATCTAATGGCTTTTTTCGGACAAGTACCCTTGCAGAGTCTTGATCCGATCAACAGATCCGGTCCAATTCAAACAACATTGGTTCTGACAACTATACCAATTATCCAACCGTTGGTttaatgtcacatattcactttGATTTTAGGAGTTTAGTTTCCAAAATAAGCAACcaataaatgaatttttatatattttaatattttataattttattaaaaattgggattatttataatttattagaatttttataagttttataaaatttataagcttttatgaatttttataatttttataagtttatagaaagttttaaatattttaaatatgttttatattattttataatatattagaatttttataatatttataagttttttgaatttttataatttacaagtttatataaaattttgatttttgatattttaattttattttcatgctttctttttataattttataatattttgttcttttatactttttatggattgggttttcaatTAATTTTGACCATCCACATAGTCAAAAGACGAAAATCAATAATAAAggggtttaattaattttttattaacagTAGGGCTAATCTTGTATATCCATAAagctatataaaatatataattaaaatataaatataaatacactcttactaatatatatatatatatt
The Gossypium arboreum isolate Shixiya-1 chromosome 10, ASM2569848v2, whole genome shotgun sequence genome window above contains:
- the LOC108487891 gene encoding phospholipase A1 PLIP1, chloroplastic-like gives rise to the protein MYEAAKVIYEKVIPHVVDFLQTHGEQARFQFTGHSLGGSIAVLVSLMLLIRNVVRCSMVEPVVTFGSPFVLCGGRKLLDELKLDDAQIYNVIMHRDIVPRGFSCNIPGFLISVLKLFKRSLHSHTCLNENKFMYSPLGNLLILQPNAKSSPGHPLLPPGTAFYALDTTGCKDTSNAAINGFLNSPRPLQTLFDPKAYGDDGTVSLNHDSSSYLKAINGVLRLHITATIVPKLREKKSLL